From one Nocardioides sp. Kera G14 genomic stretch:
- a CDS encoding ABC transporter ATP-binding protein, protein MSTATNAAPILEVEDLTMHFPVKSSGILRRTVGAVQAVDGISFALEAGSSLGLVGESGCGKSTTGRLITRLYKPTAGSIRFEGKDIAKTGEKELLPLRRDIQMIFQDPYTSLNPRHTVGSIIGAPLEIHNLLPKEKILPRVQELLEIVGLNPEHYNRYPHEFSGGQRQRIGIARALTLQPKLLVADEPVSALDVSIQAQVINLLQDLQKEFGIAFLFIAHDLAIVRHFSPQIAVMYLGKIVEIGDRDTIYNRPHHPYTQALLSAAPDIKQAEVGGRRERIRLTGDVPSPINPPSGCRFRTRCPLAQEICAKVEPPLLQIGKEHKVACHFPGELGQHPTKPITNRILGVNDFGDADPGQGPAITIPTTPGFADTWFDLENNQMGRA, encoded by the coding sequence GTGAGCACCGCCACCAACGCGGCCCCGATCCTCGAGGTCGAGGACCTCACGATGCACTTCCCGGTGAAGAGCTCCGGGATCCTCCGTCGCACCGTCGGCGCCGTCCAGGCCGTCGACGGCATCTCCTTCGCGCTGGAGGCCGGCTCCTCGCTGGGGCTCGTCGGTGAATCGGGCTGCGGCAAGTCGACGACCGGACGCCTCATCACGCGGCTCTACAAGCCCACCGCCGGCTCGATCCGCTTCGAGGGCAAGGACATCGCGAAGACGGGGGAGAAGGAGCTGCTCCCGCTCCGCCGCGACATCCAGATGATCTTCCAGGACCCGTACACGTCGCTGAACCCGAGGCACACGGTCGGCTCGATCATCGGAGCACCGCTGGAGATCCACAACCTGCTGCCGAAGGAGAAGATCCTGCCGCGGGTCCAAGAGCTCCTCGAGATCGTCGGCCTCAACCCCGAGCACTACAACCGCTACCCACACGAGTTCTCCGGCGGCCAGCGCCAGCGCATCGGCATCGCCCGCGCCCTGACGCTGCAGCCGAAGCTCCTCGTGGCCGACGAGCCGGTCTCGGCGCTCGACGTCTCCATCCAGGCCCAGGTGATCAACCTCCTGCAGGACCTGCAGAAGGAGTTCGGGATCGCCTTCCTCTTCATCGCGCACGACCTCGCGATCGTCCGGCACTTCTCCCCGCAGATCGCGGTCATGTACCTCGGCAAGATCGTCGAGATCGGTGACCGGGACACCATCTACAACCGCCCGCACCACCCCTACACGCAGGCCCTGCTCTCGGCTGCGCCGGACATCAAGCAGGCCGAGGTCGGAGGCCGCCGCGAGCGGATCCGCCTCACCGGCGACGTACCGTCCCCGATCAACCCGCCGTCGGGCTGCCGCTTCCGCACCCGCTGCCCGCTCGCACAGGAGATCTGCGCGAAGGTCGAGCCGCCCCTGCTGCAGATCGGCAAGGAGCACAAGGTCGCGTGTCACTTCCCGGGCGAGCTCGGTCAGCACCCGACGAAGCCGATCACCAACCGGATCCTCGGCGTCAACGACTTCGGCGACGCCGACCCCGGTCAGGGCCCGGCCATCACGATCCCGACCACGCCCGGCTTCGCCGACACGTGGTTCGACCTCGAGAACAACCAGATGGGTCGCGCCTGA
- a CDS encoding ABC transporter ATP-binding protein, which produces MTTPLLEVRDLKVHFPTQDGLVKATDGLSFSVERGKTLGIVGESGSGKSVSTSTILGLHRGTRAQISGEILLDGVDLLKLSDEEMRRRRGHDVAMIFQDPLSAMHPYYTVGNQLIEAYRVHNDVTKKVARTRAIEMLERVGIPQPDRRVDDYPHQFSGGMRQRAMIAMGLINNPGLLIADEPTTALDVTVQAQILDLLQDLQREFNSAILIITHDLGVVAEMADDVLVMYAGKAVEYGTTKDLLTHPEMPYTLGLLNSVPDVSDDPDQPLIPIPGNPPSLLNPPSGCAFHPRCPFKEYVPDDLCYTTQPDLVPISAGDPHLKRCHLIDPAAVFAQKGFLS; this is translated from the coding sequence ATGACCACACCACTGCTCGAGGTCCGCGACCTCAAGGTCCACTTCCCGACCCAGGACGGCCTGGTGAAGGCCACCGACGGCCTCTCCTTCTCCGTCGAGAGGGGCAAGACGCTCGGCATCGTCGGCGAGTCCGGCTCCGGCAAGTCCGTGTCGACCTCGACGATCCTCGGGCTGCACCGTGGCACGCGCGCGCAGATCAGCGGCGAGATCCTCCTCGACGGCGTCGACCTGCTGAAGCTCTCCGACGAGGAGATGCGCCGCCGACGCGGACACGACGTCGCGATGATCTTCCAGGACCCGCTCTCGGCGATGCACCCGTATTACACGGTCGGCAACCAGCTGATCGAGGCCTACCGCGTGCACAACGACGTCACCAAGAAGGTCGCCCGCACCCGTGCCATCGAGATGCTCGAGCGCGTCGGAATCCCGCAGCCCGACCGCCGCGTGGACGACTACCCGCACCAGTTCTCCGGCGGCATGCGCCAGCGCGCGATGATCGCCATGGGCCTGATCAACAACCCCGGCCTGCTCATCGCCGACGAGCCGACCACGGCCCTCGACGTCACCGTCCAGGCGCAGATCCTCGACCTGCTCCAGGACCTCCAGCGCGAGTTCAACTCGGCGATCCTGATCATCACCCACGACCTCGGCGTCGTGGCGGAGATGGCCGACGACGTCCTCGTGATGTACGCCGGCAAGGCGGTCGAGTACGGCACGACGAAGGACCTGCTCACCCACCCGGAGATGCCCTACACGCTCGGCCTGCTGAACAGCGTCCCGGACGTGAGCGATGACCCGGACCAGCCCCTCATCCCGATCCCCGGCAACCCGCCGAGCCTGCTCAACCCTCCGTCGGGTTGTGCCTTCCACCCGCGCTGCCCGTTCAAGGAGTACGTTCCCGACGACCTCTGCTACACCACGCAGCCCGACCTCGTGCCGATCTCGGCCGGTGACCCGCACCTGAAGAGGTGTCATCTCATCGACCCGGCCGCTGTCTTCGCCCAGAAGGGGTTCCTCTCGTGA
- a CDS encoding ABC transporter permease: MLAYVVRRVFVGVVMLLVMSLVTFVLFFASPVDPARFSAGKNPSEELLSQVRKSLGYPEKNQGPLKDYLINPAKTWGDFVKGVAVGRDYPDDPELRRAHPEQVVHCAAPCFGYSKINNKTVNEEISKALPVTVSLSLAAVIFWIIGGLGIGIIAAIRKGTWLDRGIVAASLLVYAFPVFFTGTFLLRYVSIKWGLWPVPAFVPFTENPVNWAINLVLPGLTLAGLVMAAYVRVTRSFVLESLSEDYVRTARAKGLKTTPVIFKHALRAALTPLVTMFGLDLATMLVGAIITERVFNYQGLGYISLLAAQTFDLPTLIGMVVFAGSVFILANLIVDILYSVIDPRVRVS, encoded by the coding sequence ATGCTCGCCTACGTCGTACGCCGCGTCTTCGTCGGTGTCGTCATGCTGCTCGTGATGAGTCTGGTGACGTTCGTGCTCTTCTTCGCCTCCCCGGTGGACCCCGCCCGCTTCTCGGCCGGGAAGAACCCTTCCGAGGAGCTCCTGAGCCAGGTGCGGAAGTCTCTCGGTTATCCGGAGAAGAACCAGGGCCCGCTCAAGGACTACCTCATCAACCCGGCCAAGACCTGGGGTGACTTCGTGAAGGGCGTCGCCGTCGGACGTGACTACCCCGACGACCCCGAGCTGCGCCGCGCCCATCCCGAGCAGGTCGTCCACTGCGCGGCGCCATGCTTCGGTTACTCCAAGATCAACAACAAGACCGTCAACGAGGAGATCTCGAAGGCGTTGCCGGTGACCGTCTCCCTCTCGCTCGCCGCGGTGATCTTCTGGATCATCGGCGGCCTCGGGATCGGCATCATCGCCGCCATCCGTAAGGGCACCTGGCTCGACCGGGGCATCGTCGCGGCGTCGCTGCTGGTCTACGCATTCCCCGTCTTCTTCACTGGCACCTTCCTCCTGCGCTACGTCTCCATCAAGTGGGGTCTGTGGCCGGTGCCGGCGTTCGTGCCCTTCACGGAGAACCCGGTGAACTGGGCGATCAACCTCGTCCTCCCGGGCCTCACCCTGGCCGGCCTGGTGATGGCCGCCTATGTCCGCGTGACCCGCTCGTTCGTGCTCGAGTCACTGTCGGAGGACTACGTCCGGACGGCGCGTGCGAAGGGTCTCAAGACCACTCCCGTCATCTTCAAGCACGCCCTCCGCGCCGCCCTCACGCCGCTGGTGACGATGTTCGGCCTCGACCTCGCGACGATGCTGGTCGGCGCGATCATCACCGAGCGCGTCTTCAACTACCAGGGCCTCGGGTACATCTCCCTGCTGGCAGCCCAGACCTTCGATCTTCCGACCCTGATCGGCATGGTCGTCTTCGCCGGCAGTGTCTTCATCCTCGCCAACCTGATCGTCGACATCCTCTACTCGGTGATCGACCCCCGCGTGCGGGTCTCCTGA
- a CDS encoding ABC transporter substrate-binding protein: MANNTKRFLAGTAAAALAFSLAACGSSSDDNESTGSSSGEATKGGTLTYYLSAPLGHTDPQRTYTGRDVANFRRTVYRSLVAFPIADDAKTANTPVPDLATDTGTATDNSKTWSFTLKDGVKWQDGSDVTCEDFKYGASRVFATDVITGGPNYLLSYLDVPKDPSTGLPSYTGPYKSTPEGQAAFDKAITCDGKTITYHFNKPWPDFPLAVASLEMMDPYKKDQDKGDLSNYSIFSNGPYMIDGGTTAWDKDKGATLVRNPNYDAATDSTDIRKALPDKITFDVGKTPETVYGLMINNSPEAQAAVAGSRLTPALIPQITDKSLYANVDSPYTDYLVPNTKRLSLPVRQALATATNKKAWITAGGGDKFYKPADSIVNTAVTGYQPNPAFKDIPLEGDPAAAKKILQDAGVQMPYPIKFTFDNSSGSDVPGKQAAALKETWDQAGFKVTLDPQTDAYYPAIQKPNGDSDITWAGWGADWPSAITVTAPLFDSRINLTKNSNGQDYGNYKSDAFNALVDKAQNATSIDEQTKALQDADIQLGKDYAYIPLEQSLFNWAWGSKVANFTADASSNMYPDLGAIGVKQ, translated from the coding sequence ATGGCCAACAACACGAAGCGGTTCCTCGCGGGTACCGCCGCGGCCGCTCTCGCCTTCTCGCTGGCCGCGTGCGGCAGCAGCAGCGATGACAACGAGAGCACCGGCAGTTCGTCCGGCGAGGCGACCAAGGGCGGAACCCTCACCTACTACCTGAGTGCGCCCCTGGGTCACACCGACCCCCAGCGGACCTACACCGGCCGCGACGTCGCGAACTTCCGCCGCACGGTCTACCGCTCACTCGTCGCCTTCCCGATCGCGGATGACGCCAAGACGGCCAACACGCCGGTCCCCGACCTCGCGACCGACACCGGTACCGCGACGGACAACAGCAAGACCTGGTCCTTCACCCTCAAGGACGGCGTGAAGTGGCAGGACGGCTCCGACGTCACGTGTGAGGACTTCAAGTACGGCGCCAGCCGTGTCTTCGCCACGGACGTGATCACCGGCGGCCCGAACTACCTCCTGTCCTACCTCGATGTCCCGAAGGACCCGTCCACCGGTCTCCCGTCCTACACCGGCCCGTACAAGAGCACCCCCGAGGGCCAGGCCGCCTTCGACAAGGCGATCACCTGCGACGGCAAGACGATCACGTACCACTTCAACAAGCCGTGGCCGGACTTCCCGCTCGCCGTCGCCTCGCTCGAGATGATGGACCCGTACAAGAAGGACCAGGACAAGGGCGACCTGTCCAACTACTCCATCTTCTCCAACGGTCCGTACATGATCGACGGCGGCACGACCGCATGGGACAAGGACAAGGGCGCGACGCTCGTCCGCAACCCGAACTACGACGCGGCCACCGACTCGACCGACATCCGCAAGGCCCTTCCGGACAAGATCACCTTCGACGTCGGCAAGACCCCCGAGACCGTCTACGGCCTCATGATCAACAACAGCCCGGAGGCCCAGGCGGCGGTTGCGGGCTCGCGCCTCACCCCGGCCCTGATCCCGCAGATCACCGACAAGTCGCTCTACGCCAACGTCGACTCGCCGTACACGGACTACCTCGTCCCGAACACGAAGCGCCTCTCGCTTCCCGTCCGCCAGGCACTCGCCACGGCGACCAACAAGAAGGCCTGGATCACCGCGGGCGGCGGCGACAAGTTCTACAAGCCGGCCGACTCCATCGTGAACACCGCGGTCACCGGTTACCAGCCGAACCCGGCCTTCAAGGACATCCCGCTCGAGGGTGACCCGGCTGCGGCGAAGAAGATCCTCCAGGACGCCGGCGTGCAGATGCCGTACCCGATCAAGTTCACCTTCGACAACTCCAGCGGCTCCGACGTTCCCGGCAAGCAGGCCGCGGCGCTCAAGGAGACGTGGGACCAGGCCGGCTTCAAGGTCACCCTGGACCCGCAGACGGACGCCTACTACCCCGCGATCCAGAAGCCGAACGGCGACTCGGACATCACGTGGGCCGGTTGGGGCGCCGACTGGCCGTCCGCCATCACGGTGACGGCTCCGCTCTTCGACAGCCGCATCAACCTGACCAAGAACTCCAACGGTCAGGACTACGGCAACTACAAGAGCGACGCCTTCAACGCCCTCGTCGACAAGGCGCAGAACGCCACGTCGATCGACGAGCAGACGAAGGCGCTGCAGGATGCCGACATCCAGCTCGGCAAGGACTACGCCTACATCCCGCTCGAGCAGTCGCTGTTCAACTGGGCCTGGGGCTCCAAGGTCGCGAACTTCACGGCCGACGCGTCGTCGAACATGTACCCCGACCTGGGTGCGATCGGTGTCAAGCAGTGA
- a CDS encoding ABC transporter permease encodes MTISEAATPTQATAVVSKSPMRLAMERFRSDRRTMISFWVIVVFAVLTILAPIVNHTGLIDVYHFHQDLLEPDTLPKGALSGVSWKHPLGVEPGSGRDLLARVWVGLAVSVFIALAASLLSMIIGTSLGIWAGMRGGFVDGFVGRLADLILSFPQQLMLLAMSGMALVFIRDQLHIKAADAGAAFYVIVVMAIFGWPGVARLVRGQVLSIREREFVDAAVVLGASRRRIYFKEVLPNLWTLLLVQFTLILPAYISTEAALSFMGVSVKPPTPTLGNVLNDTLNYSSVDFFYFLVPGATIAILVICFNLLGDGLRDALDPKNNR; translated from the coding sequence GTGACAATCTCGGAGGCGGCCACGCCTACCCAGGCGACGGCGGTCGTGAGCAAGTCGCCGATGCGACTCGCGATGGAGCGGTTCCGGTCCGACCGACGGACGATGATCTCCTTCTGGGTGATCGTCGTCTTCGCAGTGCTGACGATCCTCGCGCCGATCGTGAACCACACGGGTCTCATCGACGTCTACCACTTCCACCAGGACCTGCTGGAGCCTGACACGCTGCCCAAGGGTGCGCTGAGCGGCGTCTCCTGGAAGCACCCGCTCGGTGTCGAGCCCGGCAGCGGTCGCGACCTCCTCGCGCGGGTCTGGGTCGGTCTCGCCGTCTCGGTCTTCATCGCGCTGGCCGCCAGCCTGTTGTCGATGATCATCGGCACCTCGCTCGGCATCTGGGCCGGCATGCGAGGCGGCTTCGTCGACGGTTTCGTCGGGCGGCTCGCCGACCTGATCCTGTCGTTTCCGCAGCAGCTGATGCTGCTCGCCATGTCGGGGATGGCCCTGGTCTTCATCCGCGACCAGTTGCACATCAAGGCCGCCGACGCCGGAGCCGCCTTCTACGTCATCGTCGTGATGGCGATCTTCGGCTGGCCCGGCGTCGCCCGTCTCGTCCGCGGTCAGGTCCTCTCGATCCGTGAGCGCGAGTTCGTCGATGCGGCGGTCGTCCTGGGTGCGTCCCGGCGACGGATCTACTTCAAGGAGGTCCTGCCCAACCTCTGGACGCTCCTCCTCGTGCAGTTCACGCTCATCCTGCCGGCGTACATCTCGACCGAGGCCGCGCTGTCCTTCATGGGAGTCTCCGTGAAGCCGCCGACGCCGACGCTGGGCAACGTCCTCAACGACACGCTCAACTACTCCTCGGTGGACTTCTTCTACTTCCTGGTCCCCGGGGCCACCATCGCCATCCTCGTCATCTGCTTCAACCTCCTGGGCGACGGGCTGCGTGACGCCCTCGACCCCAAGAACAACCGCTGA
- the aspS gene encoding aspartate--tRNA ligase, with translation MIRTHEAGTLTAGNVGETVTLAGWVARRRDHGGVAFIDLRDASGIVQVVIRDEAVAHPLRNEFVLKVTGEVVARTEGNVNPNLATGEIEVVAGEGGVEVLNTAAALPFQIDDHVEVGEEARLKYRYLDLRRSGPAAAIRLRSKVYKAVRDVLAARDFVEVETPTLTRSTPEGARDFLVPARLSPGSWYALPQSPQLFKQLLMVGGLEKYFQIARCYRDEDFRADRQPEFTQLDIEMSFVDQDDVIEMMEDVVKAMWATIDVDVPTPIRRMTYADAMRLYGSDKPDLRFGLELVEATDYFKDTPFRVFQAEYVGAVLMPGGASQPRKQLDAWQDWAKQRGARGLAYVLFNEDGSLGGPVAKNLSESEQAGLAELVGAKRGDCAFFAAGATKPSRALLGAARLEIGRRAGLLDPDHFEFVWVVDAPMFEPAGDAVASGDVAVGAGEWTAVHHAFTGPKPEYADTFDTDPGSALAYAYDIVCNGSELGGGSIRIHREDVQKRVFNVMGIGDEEAQEKFGFLLDAFKFGAPPHGGIALGMDRVIQHLAKVDSIREVIAFPKSGGGYDPLTEAPAPITEQQRKEAGVDAKPEVVTES, from the coding sequence GTGATCCGCACCCACGAAGCAGGCACCCTCACCGCAGGGAACGTCGGCGAGACCGTCACCCTCGCAGGTTGGGTCGCTCGCCGCCGCGATCACGGCGGTGTCGCCTTCATCGACCTCCGCGACGCGAGCGGCATCGTCCAGGTCGTCATCCGTGACGAGGCCGTCGCGCACCCGCTGCGCAACGAGTTCGTGCTGAAGGTGACCGGCGAGGTCGTCGCGCGCACCGAGGGCAACGTCAACCCCAACCTGGCGACCGGTGAGATCGAGGTCGTCGCCGGTGAGGGGGGTGTTGAGGTGCTCAACACCGCCGCCGCGCTGCCGTTCCAGATCGATGACCATGTCGAGGTCGGCGAGGAGGCGCGCCTCAAGTATCGCTACCTCGACCTGCGCCGCAGCGGCCCCGCGGCCGCGATCCGCCTGCGCAGCAAGGTCTACAAGGCCGTCCGCGACGTCCTCGCGGCGCGTGACTTCGTCGAAGTCGAGACGCCCACGCTCACCCGGAGCACCCCCGAGGGCGCCCGTGACTTCCTCGTGCCCGCGCGCCTGTCGCCCGGCTCCTGGTACGCCCTGCCGCAGAGCCCCCAGCTCTTCAAGCAGCTCCTCATGGTCGGTGGGCTGGAGAAGTACTTCCAGATCGCCCGTTGTTACCGCGACGAGGACTTCCGAGCCGACCGCCAGCCGGAGTTCACCCAGCTGGACATCGAGATGAGCTTCGTCGACCAGGACGATGTCATCGAGATGATGGAGGACGTCGTCAAGGCCATGTGGGCCACGATCGACGTCGACGTACCGACCCCGATCCGCCGCATGACGTACGCCGACGCCATGCGGCTCTACGGCTCCGACAAGCCGGACCTCCGCTTCGGCCTCGAGCTCGTCGAGGCGACCGACTACTTCAAGGACACGCCCTTCCGCGTCTTCCAGGCCGAGTACGTCGGCGCCGTGCTCATGCCCGGCGGGGCCAGTCAGCCGCGCAAGCAGCTCGACGCCTGGCAGGACTGGGCCAAGCAGCGCGGCGCACGCGGCCTCGCCTACGTGCTCTTCAACGAGGACGGCTCGCTCGGCGGTCCTGTCGCCAAGAACCTGTCGGAGTCCGAGCAGGCCGGCCTGGCCGAGCTCGTCGGTGCGAAGCGGGGCGACTGTGCGTTCTTCGCCGCCGGCGCGACCAAGCCCAGCCGCGCCCTGCTCGGTGCCGCCCGGCTCGAGATCGGTCGTCGCGCCGGCCTCCTGGACCCCGACCACTTCGAGTTCGTCTGGGTCGTCGACGCACCGATGTTCGAGCCCGCCGGCGATGCCGTCGCGAGTGGTGACGTCGCCGTCGGCGCGGGGGAGTGGACCGCGGTCCACCACGCCTTCACCGGCCCCAAGCCCGAGTACGCCGACACCTTCGACACCGACCCCGGCTCGGCGCTCGCCTACGCCTACGACATCGTCTGCAACGGCTCCGAGCTCGGTGGCGGCTCGATCCGTATCCACCGCGAGGACGTGCAGAAGCGGGTCTTCAACGTGATGGGCATCGGCGACGAGGAGGCGCAGGAGAAGTTCGGCTTCCTGCTCGACGCGTTCAAGTTCGGCGCCCCGCCGCACGGCGGCATCGCGCTGGGCATGGACCGGGTCATCCAGCACCTCGCCAAGGTCGACTCGATCCGCGAGGTCATCGCCTTCCCGAAGTCCGGTGGCGGCTACGACCCGCTGACCGAGGCGCCCGCTCCCATCACCGAGCAGCAGCGCAAGGAGGCCGGCGTGGACGCCAAGCCGGAGGTCGTGACCGAGTCGTGA
- the hisS gene encoding histidine--tRNA ligase, whose amino-acid sequence MPKPTALSGFPELLPAERFVEQQVLATLARTFELHGFANLETRAVEPMDQLLSKGETSKEVYVLKRLQDEGTGDAGMGLHFDLTVPFARFVLENSGKLDFPFRRYQIQKVWRGERPQAGRFREFTQADIDVVGRDSLGFHHDIEVARVMAEALSKLEFLPGFRIQVNNRKLIQGFYAGLGASDPLTVMQLVDKLDKLPAEKVGELLQSDAGLTAEQAEQTLALAQISSADAGFVDQVRALGVSDPLLDEGLAELAAVIEGCAGIVNERVRVVADLSIARGLDYYTGTVFETRLDGFESLGSICSGGRYDSLASDGRSTYPGVGISFGVSRTLVPLLGTGVVAASRSVPSAVLVALTDEESRSEADRLATGLRANEIPTEVAPKADKFGKQIKYAEKRGIPYVLFMTENGPEIKDIRSGDQAPIDPATWTPPAGDVRPTITSTSTTTSQETTK is encoded by the coding sequence ATGCCCAAGCCCACCGCCCTCTCCGGTTTCCCGGAGCTCCTCCCCGCCGAGCGTTTCGTCGAGCAGCAGGTGCTCGCGACGCTTGCGCGCACCTTCGAGCTGCACGGCTTCGCCAACCTCGAGACGCGCGCCGTCGAGCCCATGGACCAGCTGCTGTCCAAGGGCGAGACCTCCAAGGAGGTCTACGTGCTCAAGCGCCTGCAGGACGAGGGCACCGGGGATGCAGGCATGGGCCTGCACTTCGACCTCACCGTCCCGTTCGCGCGGTTCGTCCTCGAGAACAGCGGCAAGCTCGACTTCCCGTTCCGGCGCTACCAGATCCAGAAGGTCTGGCGCGGCGAGCGCCCACAGGCGGGCCGCTTCCGGGAGTTCACGCAGGCCGACATCGACGTCGTCGGCCGCGACAGCCTGGGCTTCCACCACGACATCGAGGTCGCCCGCGTGATGGCGGAGGCTCTCTCGAAGCTCGAGTTCCTGCCCGGTTTCCGGATCCAGGTCAACAACCGAAAGCTGATCCAGGGCTTCTACGCCGGTCTCGGTGCCTCGGACCCACTCACGGTGATGCAGCTCGTCGACAAGCTGGACAAGCTGCCCGCCGAGAAGGTCGGCGAGCTGCTCCAGTCCGACGCCGGCCTCACCGCCGAGCAGGCCGAGCAGACCCTCGCGTTGGCCCAGATCTCCAGTGCAGACGCGGGTTTCGTCGACCAGGTGCGCGCGCTCGGCGTCAGCGATCCACTTCTCGACGAGGGTCTCGCCGAGCTCGCCGCGGTCATCGAGGGCTGCGCGGGCATCGTGAATGAGCGCGTGCGCGTGGTCGCCGACCTCTCGATCGCCCGCGGCCTCGACTACTACACCGGCACCGTCTTCGAGACCCGCCTCGACGGCTTCGAGTCGCTCGGTTCGATCTGCTCCGGCGGTCGCTACGACTCCCTCGCGAGCGACGGCCGCAGCACCTACCCGGGCGTCGGCATCTCCTTCGGCGTGAGTCGCACGCTCGTCCCGCTGCTGGGCACCGGCGTCGTCGCGGCCAGCCGCAGCGTGCCCAGTGCCGTCCTCGTGGCACTCACCGACGAGGAGTCGCGCTCCGAGGCCGACCGGCTGGCCACGGGGCTGCGAGCCAACGAGATCCCGACCGAGGTCGCTCCGAAGGCGGACAAGTTCGGCAAGCAGATCAAGTACGCCGAGAAGCGCGGCATCCCCTATGTGCTCTTCATGACCGAGAACGGTCCGGAGATCAAGGACATCAGGTCCGGTGACCAGGCGCCGATCGATCCGGCGACGTGGACACCGCCGGCCGGCGACGTACGCCCCACCATCACGAGCACCAGCACCACCACCAGCCAGGAGACGACGAAGTGA
- a CDS encoding MBL fold metallo-hydrolase, with translation MLIAGFPAGAWGTNCYVAATGPGTECVIVDPGQDAASGIAEVVREHRLKPVAVLLTHGHIDHMFSVTPVSGTYDATAWIHPADRHLLADPMAGISPESARMLLGGDHTFTEPDNVVELADGQTLELAGLSFVVDHTPGHTEGSVAFRTPWTVNEDISEVMFAGDLLFAGSIGRTDLPGGDHATMLRTLRDKVLPLADDIVVLPGHGEQTSIGRERATNPFLQDL, from the coding sequence GTGCTGATCGCAGGCTTCCCCGCAGGCGCGTGGGGCACCAACTGCTACGTGGCCGCGACGGGTCCGGGCACCGAGTGCGTCATCGTCGACCCCGGCCAGGACGCCGCGAGCGGCATCGCGGAGGTCGTCCGGGAGCACCGGCTCAAGCCGGTCGCGGTCCTCCTCACGCACGGTCACATCGACCACATGTTCTCCGTGACCCCGGTCTCCGGCACGTACGACGCCACCGCCTGGATCCACCCCGCGGACCGCCACCTCCTGGCCGACCCCATGGCCGGCATCAGCCCGGAGTCGGCCCGCATGCTGCTGGGCGGGGACCACACCTTCACCGAGCCCGACAATGTGGTGGAGCTCGCCGACGGCCAGACGCTCGAGCTCGCCGGCCTCTCCTTCGTCGTCGACCACACGCCCGGGCACACCGAGGGGTCGGTCGCGTTCCGGACGCCGTGGACGGTCAACGAGGACATCTCCGAGGTGATGTTCGCGGGCGACCTGCTCTTCGCCGGTTCGATCGGCCGGACCGATCTCCCCGGTGGTGACCACGCCACCATGCTCCGCACCCTTCGCGACAAGGTGCTCCCGCTGGCCGACGACATCGTCGTCCTGCCAGGGCACGGCGAGCAGACCTCGATCGGGCGCGAGCGCGCCACCAACCCCTTCCTGCAGGACCTCTGA